The Arthrobacter sp. V1I7 genome includes a region encoding these proteins:
- a CDS encoding YhcG family protein, which produces MTGPRDLALPTGYTDLLGELKDRVRAARTTALRTVNTQLIDLYWSIGTTILERQDVEDWGSGVIGRLADDLRMEFPEMKGLSRRNLFYMRGFAASWPEPIVQQPVAQLPWGHITVLLDKADTPEQRSWYASAAVEYGWSRNVLMNMMMNKTLERTGAAPSNFVQQLVAPDSELAQQIAKDPYNFEFLGLSGEVAERDLENALTSRITETLRELGPGFSFVGRQVHFDVDGDDFYVDLLFFHIEQSRYVVIELKTGKFQPEYAGKLNFYVALVDDVLRRDRHNETIGILICGTKNDRSVRYSLGRSTSPMAVAAYTYDKLPPAEQQALPDEGHLFAALEWAEPEDPAPQDQ; this is translated from the coding sequence ATGACAGGACCGCGCGACCTCGCCCTCCCGACCGGATACACCGACCTCCTCGGTGAGCTCAAGGACCGAGTGAGGGCCGCGCGCACCACGGCGCTGCGGACGGTCAACACTCAGTTAATCGATCTGTACTGGTCCATCGGCACGACCATTTTGGAGCGCCAGGACGTGGAGGACTGGGGGAGCGGGGTCATTGGCAGGCTGGCAGATGACCTGCGGATGGAGTTCCCGGAGATGAAGGGTTTGTCCCGGCGCAACCTCTTCTACATGCGTGGTTTCGCCGCATCGTGGCCGGAACCAATTGTGCAACAGCCTGTTGCACAATTGCCCTGGGGCCACATCACCGTGCTTTTGGACAAGGCCGACACCCCGGAACAGCGGTCTTGGTATGCCTCTGCCGCCGTCGAGTATGGCTGGTCCCGGAACGTACTCATGAACATGATGATGAACAAGACTTTGGAACGGACGGGCGCGGCGCCCTCGAACTTTGTGCAACAGCTTGTTGCACCGGATTCAGAGCTGGCCCAGCAGATCGCCAAGGATCCCTACAACTTCGAATTCCTGGGTCTCTCCGGTGAGGTCGCCGAACGCGACCTCGAGAACGCTCTGACCAGCAGAATCACCGAAACCCTCCGAGAACTCGGCCCCGGATTCTCCTTCGTGGGGCGCCAGGTCCACTTTGATGTGGACGGGGATGACTTTTACGTGGACCTGCTCTTCTTCCACATTGAACAATCCCGCTACGTCGTCATCGAACTCAAGACAGGCAAGTTCCAGCCCGAATACGCCGGCAAACTCAACTTCTACGTCGCACTCGTCGACGACGTGCTGCGGCGCGACCGCCACAACGAAACCATCGGCATCCTCATCTGCGGCACCAAGAACGACCGCAGCGTCCGGTACAGCCTGGGACGCTCGACCTCACCCATGGCCGTCGCCGCCTACACCTACGACAAACTCCCACCGGCCGAACAACAAGCTCTCCCCGACGAAGGGCACCTCTTCGCAGCACTGGAATGGGCCGAACCGGAGGACCCGGCACCGCAAGACCAATAG
- a CDS encoding IclR family transcriptional regulator, producing the protein MNQMPVQGVVSRVAELLRIVGRRPEGSSLGKAVRESGLTRPTVHRLLTSLAAEGLLDRDAKTGKWVLGPEILLVGSVASARFPVEEIARPSLRRLADATGESAFFSIRREAETVCLLREEGSYPVRSFVLHEGVRFPLGVASAGTAIVAFLPQGEQEQILADWPAHAGTFAQGHSEAVVRANLQRTRETGYSVNPGLVLEGSWGMSAAVFDPAGRPAWALSLTGIEPRFREDRQEFLGRLLTEEAHRITHQLQQLDEDTLHGTAWKAGLV; encoded by the coding sequence ATGAACCAGATGCCCGTTCAGGGAGTCGTGAGCCGCGTCGCCGAACTGTTGCGCATTGTGGGCCGACGCCCCGAAGGAAGCTCCCTTGGGAAAGCCGTGCGCGAATCCGGGCTCACCCGGCCCACGGTCCACCGGCTCCTCACCTCACTGGCTGCCGAAGGACTACTGGACCGTGACGCCAAGACCGGCAAATGGGTCCTCGGCCCGGAGATCCTGCTGGTGGGATCGGTGGCCTCGGCGCGTTTTCCTGTGGAGGAAATCGCCAGGCCCAGCCTGCGCCGGCTGGCCGATGCAACCGGCGAAAGCGCATTCTTCTCCATCCGCAGGGAAGCCGAGACCGTCTGCCTGCTTCGCGAGGAAGGCAGCTACCCGGTGCGCTCGTTTGTGCTGCATGAGGGCGTCAGGTTTCCCCTCGGCGTAGCCTCTGCAGGCACCGCCATCGTGGCATTCCTGCCGCAGGGTGAACAGGAGCAGATCCTGGCCGACTGGCCCGCCCACGCCGGCACGTTTGCGCAGGGGCACAGTGAGGCCGTGGTCCGGGCCAACCTGCAACGAACCCGTGAGACGGGGTACTCCGTCAATCCCGGGCTGGTGCTGGAAGGCAGCTGGGGGATGAGCGCTGCGGTGTTCGACCCGGCCGGACGCCCGGCCTGGGCTTTGTCCCTGACCGGAATTGAGCCGCGCTTCCGCGAAGACCGGCAGGAGTTCCTGGGCAGGCTCCTGACGGAGGAAGCCCACCGGATTACCCACCAGCTCCAACAGTTGGATGAGGATACCTTGCATGGCACTGCCTGGAAGGCGGGGCTTGTTTGA
- a CDS encoding relaxase/mobilization nuclease domain-containing protein: MIPNITQGDRMAGLMMYLAGPGRANEHEEPHLVAGDSALMAWHDDNELNRDAALDIANALDRAQQFYKTEVDGGHVFHCSLSLSAEEGQLTDAQWGAIANDFMKDMDFTEDGGKAPARWVAVRHGLSKNGNDHIHIVASMVRDDGTKWNSWKSKYKSQQVARALEKKYGLNELGDLRAERGYTPAEQAKAVRQGLPEVERHSLARTIRTCATASTDEAEFVRRARQEGLLVRPRYAAGRTNVVTGYSVAERPRKGERAVWFGGNSLGRDLALPKLRSDWESTPESATAAVEEWNAAARNRRPVNPGRETLQPSAELWNKYTQDVSALREKLATTPHADHAAWAQAARETSAAFGAWSKRIEATPGPLADAARELSKSAQLRRYPSRSAVALPSARGATMILLAATSKSERAAYALMFRQLAQTARAIHDMHKATDDLRRVRGLAAAVTAASKAVEASATAHTIRAHPVTMEALREQHPGASEEALQARLIAERSRGGSPVPTTLTRPEKTLQRAGPSRPQEPTRDHKPNLGIER, from the coding sequence GTGATTCCGAACATCACCCAGGGCGACCGCATGGCGGGCCTGATGATGTACCTCGCTGGCCCGGGACGGGCCAACGAACACGAGGAACCCCACCTTGTCGCCGGCGACTCCGCACTCATGGCCTGGCACGACGACAACGAACTGAATCGGGACGCGGCCCTGGATATCGCCAACGCCCTGGACCGCGCCCAGCAGTTCTACAAGACCGAGGTGGACGGCGGTCACGTCTTCCACTGCTCACTGAGCCTGTCCGCAGAAGAAGGCCAGCTCACCGACGCGCAGTGGGGCGCCATCGCGAATGACTTCATGAAGGACATGGATTTCACCGAGGACGGCGGGAAGGCGCCGGCCCGGTGGGTTGCCGTCCGGCACGGGCTGAGCAAGAACGGCAACGACCACATCCACATCGTGGCCAGCATGGTCCGCGACGACGGCACCAAATGGAACAGCTGGAAGAGCAAATACAAGTCCCAACAGGTCGCCCGGGCCCTGGAGAAAAAGTACGGCCTCAACGAACTCGGGGATCTCCGTGCCGAACGCGGATACACGCCCGCGGAACAGGCCAAGGCCGTCCGCCAGGGACTGCCCGAAGTCGAGCGCCACAGCCTCGCACGGACGATACGCACCTGCGCAACGGCTTCGACGGATGAAGCAGAGTTCGTCCGCCGCGCACGCCAGGAAGGCCTGCTGGTGCGCCCTCGCTATGCCGCTGGCCGTACCAACGTCGTGACCGGATACTCCGTGGCCGAACGTCCCCGCAAGGGGGAGCGTGCCGTCTGGTTCGGCGGAAACTCCCTGGGCCGTGACCTCGCCCTGCCCAAGCTCCGCAGCGACTGGGAAAGCACCCCGGAGTCAGCAACGGCCGCCGTCGAGGAATGGAACGCCGCAGCACGAAACCGCAGGCCGGTAAACCCCGGCCGGGAAACGCTGCAGCCCTCGGCCGAGCTATGGAACAAGTACACCCAAGACGTCAGCGCCCTCCGCGAGAAACTGGCTACCACCCCGCACGCTGACCATGCCGCCTGGGCACAGGCAGCCCGGGAAACATCGGCCGCGTTCGGTGCATGGTCCAAACGCATCGAAGCCACGCCCGGGCCCCTGGCCGATGCCGCCAGGGAACTGTCCAAATCCGCCCAGCTCCGCCGCTACCCGTCGCGGTCTGCGGTTGCCCTGCCGTCTGCACGCGGTGCCACCATGATCCTGCTTGCGGCGACGTCCAAGAGCGAACGCGCCGCCTACGCACTGATGTTCCGGCAGCTCGCCCAGACCGCCCGCGCCATCCACGACATGCACAAAGCCACCGATGACCTCCGCCGCGTCCGAGGCCTCGCAGCCGCCGTCACCGCCGCCAGCAAAGCCGTGGAAGCCAGCGCCACAGCGCACACCATCAGGGCACATCCGGTGACGATGGAAGCGTTGCGCGAACAGCACCCAGGAGCCAGTGAAGAAGCCCTCCAGGCACGGCTCATCGCCGAACGCTCACGAGGCGGCTCGCCCGTCCCTACGACACTCACGCGCCCGGAGAAGACATTGCAGCGAGCCGGGCCAAGCCGTCCGCAAGAACCCACCCGGGACCACAAACCGAATCTAGGCATCGAGCGATAG